One Triticum dicoccoides isolate Atlit2015 ecotype Zavitan chromosome 3B, WEW_v2.0, whole genome shotgun sequence genomic window, GTATGTACCTCAAAAAACATGGCTTGCCTATGGTTAAGCATGGCAAGTTGTGACTGGGAACCAAACACCCCTAAGATTGGAAAGTAGTTTCCACTACACTGCATATTCTCTCTCTTGATTTAACAATTTTCTATTAAAAACAAAAAAGATAGCGAATGAACTAAATGAAACACATTTGCAGAATCACTGGAATTTCCATAAACTACAATTTCAACCTTTACTGTTAATGTTCATCTTATAATATGTTCAGTTATCTTGATGCAAATTGCACTACTAATTTGATAATTTTCCATCTGAACTTCTTGATGGGATGTGCTAATTAATTGCAAGCACTACGACCTTCTAGATAGCAGAAGGTACATGGGGTAGATCATCAATATTTAATGTACAGGTGGATAAGGTAATTTATTTAGTTGAAACATGATTCTGGTGCTGCAAAAGGATTTTGCTTCGTCCATCCAATGGTTAAATACTACAAAAAATTTGCAGTGCATACAATAGGAACATTAAAGCTTAAAACCATGAGCAAGTTGAATTGGCATACCTCTAAGAAACTTGGGCTCATACTAACTTCAGAAGCCAACTCCACTGTATGTCCCAAATTTAAAGTTACACAGTTCTCCAAAGACGAACCAAGTAGATCAATAGGTATTTTACCCCAGAAACATTTCCCTTCAAGCTCTGACAAAATGCATCACATACATGATAGTAAATAACTACACTCAACAACACTACAGATCATAAGTGGTTTCTGAGATTCAATGTGTTATTTACACTTCATTTTAGAAGGCACATGTGCTAGCTATACTAGCCAGTATGGGTGACTGACAATAACTATACCATAAAAGGAGataaaataatctaaactaatggcATACATGGCCTAGTAGCCCCTTGTCAAAAATAGATAATGCAATGTTTAAGGATACTTTTCATTTGATTCTCCTAACCACAGTAAAGGCGGTAAACAACGCCAGATCTTGCTCACCTACACTTTGTTAAGTAGTTATCCATGGATTAAAGGAATGTTTGTTAACTATTTTTGGTTTCCAACGACTGTAATACTAATCTTCCATGCAAGAGAAGGTCTGGTAAGTTGCTGTTAGCTGTGAGATAGGTGGTTCCATGGGTTGGATTGGATTGGCCAAGAATATTGGGCATGAACTAGCTTAGCATACTGGGAAATGAACATAGTTTGATCACTGGTCTTCATTCTTGTCAAGAATTGGGCATTTGAGAATACGATTGTATCTTCCACCACATGATAAGCAACAGTAACTGGCTAGTGGTAGCTCAACCTGTGTGGCACATATTTTGTGTGGCACTCATTTTGTGTGGCTATCTAAATGTCTTACTTGCTACCACCTCTGTaagctaatataagagtgtttagatcactactttagtgatctataaacgctcttatattagtctaTGGAGGGAGTAAGTTTTAACATATTGTGTTAAACAATGGTAAGGATGCGCTAATTCTAGTAATTGTTTAGTATTTTTTCACAAAATAACAACCACAAACTTACTTTGGAGAGCAGAGCCTTCCACATGGTCCACAGAGCAGTTATTTTCACCAAGATTTTCCCCAACTTGCCCTTCCGAAACTAAAAAGGGAACCAAATATGATGGTGGTGAAGAAATGTAAAACCATAAGCATCACATATGACGCACATCATACCACGACTGATAAGGATAATGTTAAGGTTGCAAGGTCGGGAGGTTGATAAATTCTTGATGTCTGGAGTTATGAATGTAGCGTTGGTGCGATCTTTATTACCAAATTCACTAAAAGCTGTAAGCAAACAAGCCCGACTGAATCGATATATCGGAGAATGCTACAAAACATTATGCATTAGTGAGATAAGAGATCATTTGTTACAAAATGTTGCATGTGTGGAACTAAAAAAAGGCAGACTTACCCCTTCAAGCGAAATATTACTGGTAGGTGTAGCCAACGGGACATAAAGAGGAAAGATATTCTGTTCTGGCAACTTAGTATTTGTACTTCGAGATAGTGATACCGTTATCTGAATCCTACATCCGTAGCACAAGCACTGATCAGTATTTACACGATGACTAGACAATTAAATCCAAAAGTGGCTAGTACATAGTTTAACAGACATTACACCTGAGAACTTAATGACTTGGGCCTTGTTTGGCCAAGCTACCGTTTCAGCTTCTACTAGGGTGCATAGATAAAAAaggcgcgcttaagcgcgcctaggctctaggcgttggcaaaacgcattgcgcataactacgcttaatctgtgcataactgcatataagcatgcactttggtcaataaagtgcaaggcggtggcaaaacgtataattaacgcctagcgcttttttgaactatgcgaGGGTGTGTTTGGTTTTGGGGCATGGGTTGGAATGTCACGGGTTGGTTCTGCACCTGACACTGGTTCTTGTGTTTGGTTTGAAAAGAAACTGGAATGGAGTGATTCCCCAGAAGTGGATATACCCCTCCGATGCCAAACCAACAGATTCCTCCAAATCAGTGGAATCACATGGTTCCTCGTCTATTAGCgataaaaatacaaataaaatgaGCTTATCTCACTGCCATGTCTCTCGCACCCTCATACCTCACCCCCTTGATCTGTGGAGGAGCACCACCCAGGGCCACAGCGGCAGGCCGCAGTCATTCTCCGGTGGGAGGAGGCACAAGCCGCTGAGAATCTCGAACGGAGCCTGAGGCCACCATCGCTCTCAAATTCCTACACAGAGAGCTGAGGCGGGCCTAGGAGTGGTGCTTGCCATCACATGCGGCTATCAAAACTCTCTTGACGGCTTGCCAGAGCGGGAGGGTGGTGGTTTCGAGCTGTTGGGCTGACGAATTTGTCGAGGGCCAAGAAAAGCTAGCGGATTGTTAAAGCCCGGGCACACCGTAAACTAAAGTACTTCACTTTGCTCTACAAAGAACCATACTTTTTTTGCGAATACCAAGAGCCATATTTGAATAAATATCATGTGTATAGTACACACACTAAAGTTCCATAGATCACAAATGTACCAAATGTGTAATACAATATATAGTACCACCTCTGTTTCAAATACCAGGCTTATTAAGTTTGAGTAGAATAAACATTTGCCCAGGAATTAAACTATTACTATGTAACAATTGTGCTACAAAAACATAACCACAAATTTGTGCTTTAGAAGATGAGTCTAATGATATCCATTTCAGTCCACAAAATTGTACTTTAGAAGATGGGTCTAATGTAATGCTCATGCTAGGATCACACTGTGCGTGAGTGTGTGACCCCTGCGATATGACCTGTCTGGAAAAATATCCTAACCCTAACACAGAGCGCCTCACTCATGTGCATCGCATGTAGGAAAACCCCCGGCAAGATCCCAGTCATGCCATGTCACCGCCAGCATGCCGTTCTTTTGCCTGCCATACCCCGGTTCGATTGGACTAAAATTGATCCGCTTTGCCAAATTAAGGGACGAAGATGCATGATTTGCAAGGTGGCATGCCTAAGTGTTTCCACTTGCCAAGTTTATCAACATCTGATGCATTTCTTTTCTACTTTTTATGATCATGTATGTGCTAACTGTTACATAGCCAACCTAGGCAATGGCATTCGCAAGGGAAATTATCAATCCAATTAGTTTTCAAATGACTAAATAAGCATTAAGGATAATGAAAAAAAATCATACTACGTTCTTCAAATTATTGGGTGGAGTAGGATCTACTACTGTGTTCAAAGCATTTCCAATTTGATTCAACTCTAATCGTAACAACCTTATGTACGCGGTTCCAAGAGAGCTAAAGGAATCAGCAAAGTACATAATAGTGAAGTCTCTGCAATTCGCAAATAAAAATTTGTGAAGTGTCCGCTATGTAAAAAAGAAAATACGTTTTGAAACAGGACAGTCCTTTCTTTTTCTCGACATATCGGATTTGGATCACAACAATTCTGAGTGTCAGCATGTTCTGCAATAGAGTCAAAGTGTGTACCTCTTTTTTCGGCTTGCATGTATCTTGTAATGAAGGCATATTTGCAGAAAAGCGGGCTGTAAAAGTCAGTGAGagatcattggtatctcaaatcACTTCCACATGTtggttatgtgataaacacatgtgATTCATGTCAAATGAAGCTGCAAAATTAAGATGGAACTTACATTTCTAATGGCTCGCCGCTGAATGATATTGTATAGCTCAACTGGCTTGCAGTACAACGCCAAACTTTCTTCAGCAGCAAGCTGCTCATCTGGAGATAATCGAGCTCTCAGCTGTTGCTGGCGCATCTGGTCTGCAGACTGAGGGTAACTGAATTCACACCTAGCGTCCCTGCATGTATGCAGCACCAACATCAAAAGAAGAAGATACATTCATCTCATCTCACTATTAAGATCAAGAAAAGCATCTACCATATATACATGAGCGCATATCTGCAAAGCAGCTGAACAGTTACAGAACAACTATATAAGCTACTTTTCAGAATCTGGATACAACCAAGGTGGGCCACACAGATTTCCAGTGATTAATTCTTAGAAATAAAAATGGCCAATTACTAGTTTCCAGGTGCAACCAGCCAGGGATGAGTCAATAGACAAAACTCATTTATTAATTTCCAAATGCAACCAAGGTAAGCTCTGAATATATCACACATTAATTCTTGGAAGTAGCCACTTACAGTGAAAAGAACTTCACTATCCCACAAAGCATCCGACACACACAGAGACCACAGTGGAGTATCCAACTGCGATTCTAACATTGTACCTAATTTCTTTTTGTCCTGGGTTGCCCACATAGACATGACCAGAAGCTGCGGGCGGACTTCGAGAAcatcgccttcaaggagggcgagcTCGTGGACGACTTCGCCATGCGGATCTCCAGCCTTGCGTCAcagctccgcgcgctcggcgacacCATGGACGACGTGAGAGTCGTGCGGAAATTTCTCCGCGTTGTGCCACCTCGCTTCGCTCAGGTGGCAGTCTCCATCGAGACTTTGCTTGACCTGAGCGAGCTCTCCATCGAGGAGCTCACGAGCCGGTTGCGGGTGGTCGAGGACCGCCTTGATGACGGTCACGAGAGCTTCGGCGGCGGACAATTCCTATTCTCGAAGAAGTGGGAGGCGAGGAAGCGTCAAGGACGTGGTGGAGGTGCCCCGAGCAGCGGAGGCGGCACCGGTAGAGGTGGCGGTCGCACCCAGGGCGGAGCCTGACAAGGTGTCGGCAACGACGACCGAGACAAGTGTCGATATTGCAGCATCAAGGGCCACTGGGCCCGTGAATGCCGCAAGAGGATAGCTGACGAGGATGCTGCAGTCGCATCAAATCTCGTGGAGGCTGAAGAGGACGGTGGGCCAGCAATGATGATGGCTTGCATCGAGAACATGCAGGAGGGCCTAGCGCCTCCGGAGACCATGGTCCCGACAAGCATCGAAGCCTTGCAGAAGGGCGCAGCACCAGGCACGGAGCTCTTCAAGTAATCCCCTCCGAACATCGGTAGCGCTCTCCCCGACAACAACATTCTCGGGAGACTACGATTGGGAGGAGATGAAGACGCGGGTGTGGGGGAGCCGCACCCCGGCAACCACGCCCCCTGCGACGCTGGTCAAGCCCGTGCATGTTGGCACGGCAAAGGCGTACCCGACATCCTCGGGACCCAACAAGCCCGTGTCAGGAGGCACGGCAACGACACACTGGTGGGCCACGTCCCGACCATGATGTTGGCGACCAGTGAGCCCGTGTGAGAGGCACGACACTCTCAGGTCGGCCACACCCCGACAACCAGGTTCTCGGGGTTCTATAAGCCCGTGTGGGCGACACGGCACTCTTCGACAAGCCTCAACTGGGAGACAATGAAGAGACGATCATGGGGCGACAAGGCCTCGACCGTGACTATGGCGACTAACGAGGTCGTGCAGGAGGCGCGACGCTCTCTAGTAGGCCATGCCGCGACCCCGACGCGCTCGGGGTCCATCGAGTCCGTGTGGGAGGCACGACACTCGGGGTACATTGAGTCTGTGCGGGAGGCACGACTCACGGCCGTCGGGGGAGACCCGACAAGCAAGTCTGATGGGAAGAGCGTAGCACCCTGAGAGGAGCTACTCCAGTTAGTGTGACGCCAGCACATCAACCCCGGGAAGGGAGTTCCCGGGCAGTGCGACATCCGGCACAACGACCCCGGGAAGGGAGTTCCCGGGTAGTGTGATGTCGAATAAGTCATCCCCGGGAAGGGAGTTCCCGGGTAACATGACGTACGACACGACTCCTCTGGGAAGGGAGTTCCCGGACAGTGTGACGTCAGGAACTACGACCCCAACAACAGATACAACCATGGTGGGCCACACAGATTTTGAGTGATTAATTCTTAGAAATAAAAATGGCCAATTACTAGTTTCCAGGTGCAACCAGCCGACATAGTACCAACCAGGGATGAGTCAATAGACAATACTCATTTATTAATCTCCAAATGCAACCAAGGTAAGCTCTGAACATTGTATCTATTTTTTTTTTCTCCTGGGTTGCCCACACAGACCTGACCCGGCAAATTCGACACAACTCAAGTAACAAGTAGCACGAGTATAGCATAAGCACNNNNNNNNNNNNNNNNNNNNNNNNNNNNNNNNNNNNNNNNNNNNNNNNNNNNNNNNNNNNNNNNNNNNNNNNNNNNNNNNNNNNNNNNNNNNNNNNNNNNNNNNNNNNNNNNNNNNNNNNNNNNNNNNNNNNNNNNNNNNNNNNNNNNNNNNNNNNNNNNNNNNNNNNNNNNNNNNNNNNNNNNNNNNNNNNNNNNNNNNNNNNNNNNNNNNNNNNNNNNNNNNNNNNNNNNNNNNNNNNNNNNNNNNNNNNNNNNNNNNNNNNNNNNNNNNNNNNNNNNNNNNNNNNNNNNNNNNNNNNNNNNNNNNNNNNNNNNNNNNNNNNNNNNNNNNNNNNNNNNNNNNNNNNNNNNNNNNNNNNNNNNNNNNNNNNNNNNNNNNNNNNNNNNNNNNNNNNNNNNNNNNNNNNNNNNNNNNNNNNNNNNNNNNNNNNNNNNNNNNNNNNNNNNNNNNNNNNNNNNNNNNNNNNNNNNNNNNNNNNNNNNNNNNNNNNNNNNNNNNNNNNNNNNNNNNNNNNNNNNNNNNNNNNNNNNNNNNNNNNNNNNNNNNNNNNNNNNNNNNNNNNNNNNNNNNNNNNNNNNNNNNNNNNNNNNNNNNNNNNNNNNNNNNNNNNNNNNNNNNNNNNNNNNNNNNNNNNNNNNNNNNNNNNGGGCAGGTAAAGGTAGGCCAGGGTCAGGGTCGAGCGCCTCAGGGTCGCGGACGGGCGGATTTAACAAGGGGCATCAACCGGCGGGGACTGGTCTAGATGGTGCGCCGGCACACCAGAAATTTGTAGAGGTTAAAATTAGTTAGAGTTCGATTTGAGAGATAATAATCACTGGATGACAGAAATCACGGTCATACCTCAAAGACCGATGTCGAAGCTCGCGGACGGGGTGGAGAGAGcagggacggcgatggcggcggcgtcgAGGCGCGTCAGTGGCGGCAACGTTCCGGTCGTGAGGGGTCGGCGACGGCCCGACGGCGGAGAGAGATTTAGAGCCGCATTGGGCCGGAAGGGAGCACCAGACGAAGAAGAAATTAGGTTTTTCTTTTCCTCTTTAATTTATCAACTACCTCCGAGCCTCCGCGTCCATTCGAGACTTTGAGCCGTCCGATCATAATAATGAACATATCGGAAGCATTTGCTTTTCGGAACCTCCACGTCGATTCGAGACTTTGAGCCGTCCGATCATAATCGTGGACGCATTGGAAGGATCTGCTTTTTCGAGCCTCCACGTTGATGTGAGAATTTGAGCCGTCCGATCATAATCGTGAACGTACCAGAAGCATCTGTTTTTTCGCAAGGCGTTTCTTTCCTTATTCGCGTCATTTCACATTAGACGTTAGCTGACTGGCCCAACTTATCATCGTTATTACTCTACAAACTGATCCAGAGGCCCTATAGTGAACCAGTCCAACACGCCGTGGGCCTCACACCACATAACCGTAGAGTGACACAGCCCTGTGACTGCTTCTAAGATTCTCCCGGCCCGACGAGTGCCCACGGCGATGTTTCCGCACCGAACCGCATCATCTGCTAGCAGCGTTGTATCCATGGTAATGGGGCTCCTAGTTCATACGTTTACTTCCTTCTTCTGCCGCCATTAATGCAAGATGGTAGTGGATGTGCCGTGTGCGTTAACTATACCTTTTGATttgcttcatctatctatatagcctTTTGGTCATCCTATAATAGTTTTGTGTTTGTTTTTTCCTCCTATCAATCCGCAATGCCTTGTCTTTCATCCACCGCCACCTGAAGAGGAGATGGGACAACATCTATAGGTGGCAAGATCCACACACATGGGCGACGTTCTCACAAAGGCGTCACTGCACCGCCCGTTCCACATTCCATCACTGGCAGAGAAGCATTGAGGGTCGAGGCCAACACGACACACATCGATGAGGGGATGGTGTTCATCCTCTGGATCCACTGGAGCCCACCCACCTTGTTCATCGTCTTGCCTGACCCGACGCTCGCCCGCGAATATGCAGAACTTGTGTATGTTGATAGTATGAGAAAACATAGGCAGGCAAATACACACATCCACGTACACAGAAGACAACATGATGTGATCACATGAGCAGAACAAAAGGGGATGCTCGGCCCCAAAAAAGGATAGCTACCTGCTCGGTGGTAGGATGGTATCTGAACCCTTGGCTTCCCAAAGATGCACATCCTCTTGAATGGTTAGGATCAGGTGCCTCACAAAGGGTGCTTGTCATGGAAGTTGTACTTGTTCCTGTGCTTGCAAAGCTAGCAGGCCGTGAGCACCACGATGGAGGCGCTTACCTTGCAAAGGACATCCGACGTCTGGTGAAGGGAGCCCGCCCACCACAGCCTGAAGGGGGAAGTCTTGGCTAGGCACAACAATAGTGGATCTGCACCATGAGAAGACTTCGTGTCATAGCTACCTGAAGAAAGAGCATCCAACCAACAGAGGTTGCACGCTCTCTAGCTCATGGTCCCAAAGGGCACAGTAGTCCGCACACGGCAGACCTCGTCGAGCCAAGCGGTCGGCCGTCCAACACCTATTCTGGAGGGAGAGCCAGAGGAAAATCTTGATGTGCAAGCAGTGTGCAACAACACCCATGTTTTCCAGGTGAGACGTCGGTGGGGATTCGCGACAGAGCTAAAGAAAAGTGCCGCACCACAAGACTTGGTGGCGTATTGACCGGAATCCATCCACCGGCGGCAGAGCTctgtgtgtgtgagaaagagagagTGAGGAAGGCCGAAGATGGTGTCATAGGTCGGACCATGGCCGCAGTACCAAGGTCACCGTGAATGCCTTCGAATCACTAACAACAATGCAAGCCCACGTGGAACAAGCAGAGcttcctccgtttctttttagtctgcatataagatttggtcaaaatcagaCTTTTAAAGTTTGAATAATTTTATAGAAAaacatatcaacatctacaatactcaAGTTATATGTTATGAAAAATAATTTCATCATGCATCAAATAATATCGATTTCATAGCGTTAATGTTGATATCTTTTCCTACAAAgccagtcaaactttacaaagtttgagtttgatcaaatcttatatgcaaactaaaaaaaaTGAAGGGAGTAAGTGAGAAGAGTGTGATCTCAGGGTTTGACTTCCCACCGATCCAGTGATCGGTCCGGGACCGAAAGGAGCTCCCGTCCCCAACAGGCCACAAAGTGGAGGCGCGGAAGATGGGACCAAGACCGGAGTCGAAACCTGGCGATGCCAAGCTTGAGAAGGATACACTGCCGGCCCCTTAAGATTGtggatgatgctaaggaattgctaaATTACGTATACATCTTTGCATTCACTGTGCAACCTTACCTGAGCTAATAACTCAACCACATCAGATGAACTGTAAAACGAAAACATAGTGGCATTCGTGAGTTTGAGGCCTAGCTTATAACTTATATAGTTTCTTGTCGACATTGCCATCAAACGTCAAGATGGCCGAGTTGGTCTAAGGCGCCAGTTTCAGGTACTGGTCCGAAAGGGCGTGGGTTCAAATCCCACTCTTGACATTTTTTTTCTCTTCATTTTCTTGTTTAAATAGTCCATCGGTCTTCTAACTTTACGTCCCCACAGGTGTAGGACATAAGCTGCTGAACACACGGTCAAATGGAGTAGCTTAGCTTATAGGGTATGACGCGAACCAACCAAAGTCTGTGTGTTGCACTGATAAACAAATCAGAGTCCAATGGAGTTGCGTATACTCATAGCTTGATCAATTTTTATATTCTTTCTATAAATAAAAATGAAGGCTACGTTAGTTCACGTTGAGATGAGACCGGCAGACAAAAAATAATAACCCAGACTGCACCATAAAGCATCTGAACCCAATGTGCAGAGAAACATTACACATGGACTGCCAATTAACAAGCCACAGGTTCACGTGCCAACAAGCTGTCAGCGGAAAAACAAATCACAAATTAGAAATGCATCAGCTCCCAAGTCCCAAACAGTTTCCAGGAGCGCATCGTGCTGAATTCCCAGAATTACTTTCAGTAGTACAAGTTTTTCTTTTCGAGGGGATTACAGTAGTACAAGTGAGCTAGCAGGGCCGGCCCTGTGTTTTGGAAGGCCCTAGGCGAACTCGGTGACATGGGCCCCTATATAAATTTCAACCAAATTTGACTATAATAATTCAACTAACTCCATCGACAACAATAATAACTAAATTCGAACCGACTCCATCGACAACAATAATACTAAAAAGATGGCAAAATAAAACTAACATGCCATGATTACCTCAAATAAGAACCAAATTCAACTGACTCCATCGACACCAATAATACTTTAGTGCTTCAAAAAAGTTTCTTCGGACGTTTCTTGATACAATAatactttctttctttcttctccttttttcagcACCAACAATTGCTTCTTCTTAGGCAACATGACAGGATAATGTCCTAAAATCATGAAGAAAAAAGGGTACAAAGAATTAAGAATTTATAATCGGATAATTGGAACCCTAGACATACATGTGGATAGTTGAATACGTACATACTATTGAAATTGTCAAATTGGGATCTGGGGGGATGGATCAGGTCATCAGGAACATGGATGGATAATGGATACATATACGGGCTGAAGAAACTGACGGATGGAATGGATCATGGATTACCTCGTTGGCTCGTTGCAGACTTTGGGTTACCGGACTGCTACGCGGCGCGTGCAGCGGCAAGCCGGCGGCGGCCGAGACGGCAAGGCGCCGAGCGCCAAGCGGCAGGCAGGACGAAGAGATTAGAGACCAACCTCCAGACTCCAGACGAAGGAAAAGAAAATGAGTAGCCGGTACCGATCACTGGCGCTAGCGTAACGCTTCATAATCGATCGCATGGGCCTCGCGCCCTAGCCCATCTCGTTTTCTTACCATTTTTTTGCTGGGCATTAGTATGTATATGTACTACATCATGGGCCCCCCTCCCGCCTGGGCCCTGGGCCGCCGCCCCATCGCCCatgccccagggccggccctgtgaGCTAGAGTGCTCCGTGAAATTAGAAATTAAGAGCATGCGAACTTGGCGAGCTCGCCGGGAAAGGGAGGGTCCGGATCTCGGGGGAGAGGGGGTGAGGAAGAGAGGCAAGGGCCATTGCAGCATTGCCACTGGGAAGGATAGCTGTGAAGGTAGGGTTGGCTCGAGGTTGGAGAAGGGAACACAGTACCACATCATCTTCAATATTGGCTTAGAAAAAATAAtgaaatcttctatatctaaataattAGCCATGCTAAACTATTTTACTTATAACATGTAAGTATGTCACCTCAGCATGCAACATACATGGACAAGACCAATATCATCGTGCAAATATGCATGGGATTTTTTATTATATTAAGCTatttatatttaataaatattttacaATCATATAATAATCAAACACAATAAAGCTTACGTAACAACATACGGTGTATCATCTAGTTTCGATGTGGCTGCCGCCATTAAGGTTTCTCTTTTCCTTATTCTCTTTTTCTAAGCACACGATCTGATTTTGTCTATGTCATACTCAAACAGAGTGCATCGGATCAGATCGTAAGCACTAAAATAAACACAGGAAACTCCTCGAGAGTGGGAGTTTGAGCTCATCAAGCGAGAGTGGTCGGGCCGGCGACGACGTCGGGgcgacgcggggcggcgacggcgtcggggcggcgcggggaggtGACGGCGTCGGGACGGTGACGGTGCGCGGCGACGGCATCGGGGCGGTGCGGGGTGCGGGCGGCGACGGGAGCGACgaaggcgtcggggcggcgcggggaggtgacggcgacggcgtcgggacGGTGACAGCGCGGGGTGGCGCactgcgacggcgtcggggcggcgctgggTGGTGACGGTGCGGGGtgcgggcggcgacgggggcggccacGGCGTCGACGGGGCGATCTcgcgcagcctggcggcgtcgtcggggCGGGGCAACTGCAGAGACGAAACTAAAAAAAATTGCAAGTGTTTCTTATATACATTGAGCATTGTtcgcggttcgtggcaccaaccgagacgaatgcccccctttagtcccggttggtgccaccgaccgggactaaaggtctcttttcagcagcccaaaagggcgggaagtagaggcctttggtcccgattggtggcaccaaccgggaccaaaggccctgtgctgcccgcgtcgcggccaaaatttagtcccacctcgctagttgagagagctcgagagtgcttcataagcgctgctgcgcccaccctctcgagctcctctcaactgcaggctttcgggcctaacctgtcactgtgtgcctgtgggcctatggggcctgctgcgggcctgaatcctggcccatgattgggtttctagtcgtattcaggccgtggtggcccagcaagtggcacttttttttgctttattaATTTTATTTTGCTTCTACTTactcttgctatttttatttattttattaaagttcatTTATTTTActgtattaaagtttattttgtttctacttatttattaaagtttatttgtttctacttatttattttattttgtttctacttatttattttcttttcttttttctttttttatttattttatgaaaattctttttgcttttaatgtgttgaacagaaaatactttcataattttagttgcataaattttatataattttagtgtcaataatactagaggtttataaaagctttttggtTGATTCCTTTagctattagagtttcattaaagttttctagaATCATTCtttttctattagagtttcattaaagttttctagtttATTCTTTTAGTTTActatttttgctattagagtttcataaaagtTGTCCAGTTCATTCCTTtttatattagttcattctttgagctaaatgaccctgaaattgaaaagcatttcaaatgaactcggaaaatgttgaaagttggcatggcatcattatttcacctacatagcatgtgctaaaaagttgagagggttacaacaaaaactggatgcacttcgtgtataaaacggaCTATTTATTTCgaggtatcagggtttcggacgaaaacttgtCATTTACAACAGccatttcatttcttcacatgtaattgcagtgatattctagatcaaatgcatcatcataatagttgtggagagaaagtattcactttt contains:
- the LOC119279248 gene encoding polycomb group protein EMF2B-like; this translates as MYIWDARCEFSYPQSADQMRQQQLRARLSPDEQLAAEESLALYCKPVELYNIIQRRAIRNPAFLQICLHYKIHASRKKRIQITVSLSRSTNTKLPEQNIFPLYVPLATPTSNISLEGHSPIYRFSRACLLTAFSEFGNKDRTNATFITPDIKNLSTSRPCNLNIILISRVSEGQVGENLGENNCSVDHVEGSALQKLEGKCFWGKIPIDLLGSSLENCVTLNLGHTVELASEVSMSPSFLEPKFMEQDSCLTFCSHKVDATGSYQLQVGISTQEAGAKDMSESPYSSYSYSGVPPSSLPHIIRYREGNVLFNFKYYSNTMQKTEVTEDFACPFCLVKCGSYKIKGLTYD